GGCAACTTCAAGGCCCTCTTCGAAGCGATCGAGCGCGAGCAGGACCTCCGCGGCAATCTGTAGGCGCGGCGCTGTCAATAAAGGGTGTCACCCCTTACTGCGCAGTAAGGGGTGTCACCCTTTTGTGACAAGGGCTGCGGCGGTCAGGCGACGACGGCGACGACGTCGGAGCCGGTCTCCCGCTTCCGGACGTGGAGCTGGGCGGGGATGCGCTGCTTCAGCTCGCCGACGTGGCTGACGACGCCGACGATGCGGCCGCCCTCGCGGAGGCCGTCGAGGACGTCCATGACCTCGTCGAGGGTCTCGGAGTCGAGGCTGCCGAAGCCTTCGTCGACGAACAGCGACTCCAGGCGGGCCCCGCCGGCCTCGGCGCAGACGACGTCGGCGAGGCCGAGGGCGAGGGCGAGGCTCGCGAGGAACGTCTCGCCGCCGGAGAGGGTCGCGGTGTCACGGTCGACGCCGGTCCAGTTGTCGCGGGCGAGCAGACCGAGCCCGGCGCGGCGGCGGCCGTCGCGGCCGGTGTCGGTGTGCACGAGCGAGTAGCGCCCCTGGGTCATGCGCAGCAGTCGCTCGCTCGCGACCGCGGCGACCTCCTCCAGCCGAGCGGCGAGGACGAACGCCGACAGCGTCATGCGCCGGGTGTTCGCGCCCTGGCCGGCGACGAGCTCGGCGA
This window of the Sporichthya brevicatena genome carries:
- a CDS encoding SbcC/MukB-like Walker B domain-containing protein; translation: LGRAEAARAEAMTAAVAAAYEAGFPDLDAAAGAVRDAAWRAQAAERVRAHRAAVDGVAAVLADPDLDVPTMPPADLDAAAAAVERATTDHQNAVLALADARSRVSQLGTLVPALADDLAALPGIAAEAERIKSLAELVAGQGANTRRMTLSAFVLAARLEEVAAVASERLLRMTQGRYSLVHTDTGRDGRRRAGLGLLARDNWTGVDRDTATLSGGETFLASLALALGLADVVCAEAGGARLESLFVDEGFGSLDSETLDEVMDVLDGLREGGRIVGVVSHVGELKQRIPAQLHVRKRETGSDVVAVVA